The Poseidonibacter lekithochrous region ACTAAAAGAGTTCTTTTTACACCTTGTAAATCTTCTTTTTTAATTGATTCAAATTTTTTAGAAGGTGATAGTGCTGCTGTTTTATTTGTGGCAATATCTGGATGAGTATTTAGCATTTCAAAAATTGCATCTTTTAGTTTTACAATATCTTCCATTTTACTCTCGTATGTAATTCCTACACTCATTTTAATTCTTCTACCAATCTTTCTTTTTGACCAGTTCATAATATGTGTATTTGCTAATTGTGAGTTGGGTACTGTAATCATTGCATTATCAAAAGTTCTAATTCTTGTAGTTCTCATTCTAATATCAACAACAGTTCCTTCTATTTCACTAGTTCTAATCCAATCCCCTTGTGAGAAAGAGTTATCAGTCATAATATTTAGTGAACCAAAGAAGTTTGCTAAAGTATCTTTTGATGCTAAAGCAATGGCGATACCACCAACTCCAAGAGAAGCTGCAATGGCTTTAATATCTATTCCTAATTGTGTAAATAAAAATAGAATTACTAATAAAACTAGAATTATTTTGATGATTTTTAATATAAATGCAATCATCTCTTTTCTAACATTTGGATATGTTTCTAATAAGCTGTGAGCATAGATATTGATACTATTGTTTAAAATAGCATATAAAGCCCATGTTAATAAGGCAATATAAACAGTATTAATCCATGGCATTATACTTTCTATTAAAACTGGATCTTTTACTAAAATAAATATAGATATTTGTATTGCCAAAAGATATAAAGCATAAATTAGTGGAGTATCAATAGATTGTCTTAAATACTCTCTTATTGTTGCACTATCTTCATGTTTTGATTTTACAAATAGTTTTGCTAAGAAATTAGCTAATAAAGAAATGATTTTTATATTTAAAAGTCTAAAAAACATAATGATAAATAAAACTACTACTATTTCCCCAATAGAGAATTTTAGGTAATAAGATGTTAGATTAGAAACAAATGAAATACCTTTTATTGAATCAATTTGATTTACAAAATATTGAAGGTTAAATTCATCAATAATAAAGTTTGATTTTCTAAATTTAGTAATATTATCAGATAAGTATTGAAGCACAAATAGTTGTGTATGATTATGATTGTATAACTCTACATAATTTTTTGTAAAAGCTGTAGATATTGTATTTGTTACAAGTTTTTCTTTATCGTAATCACTTGTATATTCTGAAATTGGAGTTGCATTTATTGTTGTGATTGCATTATTTAACAGTGCTTTTATATATGCTTTATCTTTATATTGCTGTTTTGCAATAATTATATTTTTTAGAGTATCTTCATAAGTTTGTTTTTCTTTGATTAAATATACTTCTAGTTGATCTCTTTTAACTGCTAATACATTTTGAGCTTTTGTATTAATATTGATTCTATTTGTTAATAAAGTTAGCTCATTTGAGTACTTTTCATTATTATTTAGTGTTTTTAGAAAAGATTCATTATTAATATTT contains the following coding sequences:
- a CDS encoding mechanosensitive ion channel family protein translates to MLKTLILTLCIPLLLLSQEVQDKPVELIKTVEPTKQSKDTTTKDEVNTSNLKKIEIESNLEDISNLTEEEQQLKLQNKLLSDVIENINNESFLKTLNNNEKYSNELTLLTNRININTKAQNVLAVKRDQLEVYLIKEKQTYEDTLKNIIIAKQQYKDKAYIKALLNNAITTINATPISEYTSDYDKEKLVTNTISTAFTKNYVELYNHNHTQLFVLQYLSDNITKFRKSNFIIDEFNLQYFVNQIDSIKGISFVSNLTSYYLKFSIGEIVVVLFIIMFFRLLNIKIISLLANFLAKLFVKSKHEDSATIREYLRQSIDTPLIYALYLLAIQISIFILVKDPVLIESIMPWINTVYIALLTWALYAILNNSINIYAHSLLETYPNVRKEMIAFILKIIKIILVLLVILFLFTQLGIDIKAIAASLGVGGIAIALASKDTLANFFGSLNIMTDNSFSQGDWIRTSEIEGTVVDIRMRTTRIRTFDNAMITVPNSQLANTHIMNWSKRKIGRRIKMSVGITYESKMEDIVKLKDAIFEMLNTHPDIATNKTAALSPSKKFESIKKEDLQGVKRTLLVYVDELDASSINILVYCFSRSPNWEDWLTVKEDVIVKISQLAEENNCSFAYPTQTVWLNK